Proteins encoded within one genomic window of Halobacteroides halobius DSM 5150:
- a CDS encoding HD domain-containing protein codes for MSKITLQEIKDNERIKSYIKNANQQLDKLGYTEHGFRHAGLVSEVAGRILEKLNYPQRKIELAQIAGYLHDIGNLINRENHGHYSALLVERILNQKDVCYDEIATIMGAVGNHDHKDGAPVNAITAALIIADKSDVHHTRVRNKDFATFDIHDRVNYAAKGSDLIVNKKEETITLNVEIDTEISLVMEYFEIFLDRMMLCRKAAEVLDCKFHLIINGAQIL; via the coding sequence ATGTCTAAAATAACGCTACAAGAAATTAAAGATAATGAGCGAATTAAATCCTATATAAAAAATGCTAATCAACAACTAGATAAGTTAGGTTATACAGAACATGGATTTCGTCATGCTGGATTAGTTTCTGAAGTAGCCGGTAGAATACTAGAAAAGTTAAATTATCCCCAACGTAAAATAGAATTGGCCCAGATTGCCGGTTATTTACATGATATTGGTAATCTAATCAACCGGGAGAATCACGGCCACTACTCAGCTTTATTAGTAGAAAGGATATTAAATCAAAAAGATGTTTGCTATGATGAGATTGCAACAATTATGGGGGCAGTTGGGAATCATGACCATAAAGACGGAGCACCAGTTAATGCTATAACTGCTGCATTAATTATTGCTGATAAATCTGATGTACATCATACTCGAGTTAGAAATAAAGATTTTGCAACTTTTGATATTCATGATCGGGTTAATTATGCTGCTAAGGGTTCAGATTTAATAGTAAATAAAAAGGAAGAGACTATTACATTAAATGTTGAAATAGATACAGAAATAAGTTTAGTAATGGAGTATTTTGAAATATTTTTAGATAGAATGATGCTATGTAGAAAAGCAGCAGAAGTTTTAGATTGTAAATTTCATTTAATTATTAATGGAGCACAAATTTTATAG
- the tgt gene encoding tRNA guanosine(34) transglycosylase Tgt: MSFEYKLKKNCCDTKARVGELSTPHGKIDTPIFMPVGTKATVKSMSPEELEEIKSQIILSNTYHLYLRPGHELIEEAGGLHEFMNWEHPILTDSGGFQVFSLGDLNEITEKGVTFQSHLDGSKHFISPEKSIEIQMSLGADIIMAFDECAPYPAKRDYVKNSLERTTRWLERCIAAHTRDDQALFGIMQGGMYRDLREESAQQITQFDLPGYAIGGLSVGEPKEEMLEVLDYAPDLLPEDKPRYLMGVGTPFDLFEGVMRGVDMFDCVFPTRIARNGAVFTSHGRITIRNAKFKKDFTPLDHECDCYVCNNYTRGYIRHLIKRNEILGLRLTTYHNLYFLLDMMEKIRQAIKEDRFLEYRAQFYKKYGLEE, encoded by the coding sequence ATGTCATTTGAATATAAATTAAAAAAGAATTGTTGTGATACTAAAGCACGGGTGGGAGAATTATCAACACCTCATGGGAAGATTGATACTCCAATCTTTATGCCAGTAGGAACTAAAGCTACAGTAAAAAGCATGAGTCCAGAAGAACTAGAGGAAATTAAATCACAAATCATTTTAAGTAATACTTATCATTTATATCTACGCCCAGGTCATGAATTAATAGAAGAAGCAGGTGGGTTACATGAGTTTATGAATTGGGAGCACCCTATTTTAACTGATAGTGGAGGATTTCAAGTTTTTAGTTTAGGTGATTTAAATGAAATCACAGAGAAAGGAGTTACTTTTCAATCTCATCTTGATGGTTCTAAACACTTTATTAGCCCTGAAAAGTCAATTGAGATTCAAATGAGTTTAGGAGCCGATATAATCATGGCTTTTGATGAATGTGCTCCCTATCCAGCTAAAAGAGATTATGTCAAGAATTCATTAGAGAGAACAACAAGGTGGTTGGAGAGATGTATTGCAGCTCATACTAGAGATGATCAGGCTTTATTTGGAATTATGCAAGGTGGAATGTATCGTGATTTAAGAGAAGAAAGTGCTCAACAAATAACTCAATTTGATCTACCAGGTTATGCTATTGGTGGTTTAAGTGTAGGAGAACCAAAAGAAGAGATGTTAGAAGTTCTTGATTATGCTCCTGATTTGTTACCAGAGGATAAACCACGTTATTTAATGGGAGTAGGAACTCCATTTGATCTATTTGAAGGGGTCATGCGTGGAGTAGATATGTTTGATTGTGTCTTTCCTACTCGAATTGCTAGAAATGGAGCTGTATTTACTAGTCATGGTCGGATAACAATTCGTAATGCTAAGTTTAAAAAGGATTTTACCCCTTTAGATCATGAATGTGATTGTTATGTGTGCAATAATTATACGAGAGGTTATATTAGACATTTGATTAAGCGTAATGAAATTTTAGGATTACGGTTAACTACTTATCATAATCTTTATTTTCTATTAGATATGATGGAAAAGATAAGACAAGCCATTAAGGAAGATAGGTTCTTAGAATATAGAGCCCAGTTTTATAAAAAGTACGGATTGGAAGAATAG
- a CDS encoding ABC1 kinase family protein — protein MLKGITRGYRHIKRYREIVEVLIKHGFGYLVEVMDLYHLVPLTKRLKKLDSSKPPKDTRAIRIRKVLEELGPTFIKLGQLLSTRPDLLPRSYIEELEKLQEEVPPMDFEQVVKRVEEELGGSYHNYFTTLSAIPLASASIGQVHQGTLNNGEQVVVKVQRVDIESKVETDLEIMKNLAQMLEKRLFTQALISPVEIVDNFSELIKRELDYRIEARNSTKFKKNFAEEVKVGVADPVWELTTRRMLTMEYIAGKKIGELGSKSTREEMAKIITRSFMKQTLIDGFFHGDPHPGNIIITPDNKLALIDFGLVGQLSRVDREAIASLFISLIRKDAQRAVKELLKLGVVTNEINCQELQRDFYKLIDDYYGATLSDIELGVIINRMLDIAYSYKIKLPSEFILLTKSLITIEGVVSKLAPELDILAIGKPFVYQLLKNRYHPKRLFKNGMRDVRDIIEILAGLPDSIQQILTMIDDKNLTLKLEHLGIKEIISKLDIVTNRLSVSLIVSALIIGSSLMMLSDKGATFFNFPVIGVTGYIIAVVLGFWLVISILRSGRF, from the coding sequence ATGTTAAAAGGAATAACCCGAGGTTATAGACATATCAAACGCTATCGAGAAATAGTAGAAGTTTTAATTAAACATGGTTTTGGTTATTTAGTGGAAGTAATGGATTTATATCACCTTGTCCCATTAACTAAAAGACTAAAGAAACTTGATTCATCTAAACCACCTAAAGATACAAGAGCAATTAGGATTAGAAAAGTATTAGAAGAATTAGGGCCAACCTTTATTAAATTAGGTCAATTACTTAGTACAAGACCTGATTTATTACCACGAAGTTATATAGAAGAGTTAGAGAAGTTACAAGAAGAAGTACCACCTATGGATTTTGAACAAGTAGTAAAGAGGGTTGAAGAGGAGTTAGGTGGAAGTTATCATAATTACTTTACTACCTTGTCTGCTATTCCTTTAGCTTCTGCTTCAATTGGTCAAGTCCATCAGGGAACTTTAAATAATGGAGAGCAGGTAGTAGTTAAGGTACAACGGGTAGATATTGAAAGTAAAGTTGAAACCGATCTAGAGATTATGAAGAACTTGGCCCAGATGTTAGAAAAAAGATTATTTACTCAAGCTTTAATTAGTCCTGTAGAAATAGTAGATAATTTTTCTGAATTAATCAAACGAGAGCTAGATTATAGAATTGAAGCTCGTAACTCAACTAAATTTAAGAAGAATTTTGCTGAAGAAGTAAAAGTAGGAGTAGCTGATCCTGTCTGGGAATTAACTACTAGACGGATGTTAACTATGGAGTATATTGCAGGAAAGAAAATAGGAGAGTTAGGTAGTAAGTCAACTAGAGAAGAAATGGCTAAAATAATAACTAGATCATTTATGAAGCAGACTTTAATTGATGGCTTCTTTCATGGGGACCCTCATCCTGGTAATATAATTATTACACCTGATAATAAATTAGCTTTGATTGATTTTGGATTGGTAGGCCAGTTAAGTAGAGTAGATAGAGAGGCAATTGCTAGCTTATTTATTTCTTTAATCAGAAAGGATGCTCAAAGAGCAGTTAAAGAATTGCTAAAGTTAGGGGTAGTAACTAATGAAATAAATTGTCAAGAATTACAACGGGATTTTTATAAATTAATTGATGATTATTATGGAGCTACATTAAGTGATATTGAATTAGGAGTTATTATTAATCGGATGTTAGATATAGCCTATAGTTATAAGATTAAGTTACCCTCGGAATTTATTTTATTAACTAAGTCTTTAATTACCATAGAAGGGGTTGTTTCTAAATTGGCCCCAGAATTAGATATTTTAGCAATAGGAAAACCCTTTGTATATCAATTACTTAAAAATAGATATCATCCTAAACGTTTGTTTAAAAATGGGATGAGGGATGTTAGAGATATAATAGAGATTTTAGCTGGATTACCAGATAGTATTCAACAAATTTTAACTATGATTGATGATAAGAATTTAACCCTAAAACTGGAACACTTAGGAATTAAAGAGATTATATCTAAACTAGATATTGTTACTAATAGGTTATCAGTTTCTTTAATTGTATCTGCTTTAATTATAGGTTCCTCGTTGATGATGTTATCAGATAAAGGAGCTACATTTTTCAATTTTCCAGTTATTGGAGTAACAGGATATATAATAGCTGTGGTATTAGGGTTTTGGTTAGTAATCTCTATTTTAAGGTCGGGGAGATTTTAA
- a CDS encoding DUF456 domain-containing protein: MTLKIVVVIISSLGVLGTLVPGLPGTPLILLGAIIYGWITGWNLIGWQLVVGLIILSGLAELSERFFSVIGAKYFGGSKYGILGAVGGLILAPFILGPLGVVIGPLIGAILVEIATGQELKKAIKIGLGTIIGQLGGSTISFFISLVMISWLLMIIF, encoded by the coding sequence ATGACACTTAAAATAGTTGTAGTTATAATTTCAAGTTTAGGGGTGTTAGGGACTTTAGTGCCTGGGCTTCCTGGCACTCCTTTAATTCTTTTAGGTGCTATTATTTATGGCTGGATTACTGGTTGGAATTTAATAGGTTGGCAATTGGTAGTAGGTTTAATAATTCTAAGTGGACTAGCTGAATTAAGTGAGCGTTTTTTTAGTGTAATAGGTGCTAAATATTTTGGGGGGAGTAAGTATGGAATATTAGGAGCAGTAGGTGGTTTGATACTAGCTCCTTTTATTTTAGGCCCCTTAGGAGTGGTAATTGGCCCTTTAATAGGAGCAATATTAGTAGAGATAGCAACTGGTCAAGAACTGAAAAAAGCTATTAAAATAGGTTTGGGTACTATTATAGGCCAACTAGGTGGTTCAACAATTTCGTTTTTTATTTCATTAGTGATGATTAGTTGGTTACTAATGATTATTTTTTAG
- the secF gene encoding protein translocase subunit SecF, giving the protein MNIIENRKSWFVVSGIIIAIGLISILLQGMNLGIDFAGGTIMEFTFKEKATIKGIREILVDFNLDKKSVVQKTGKKGILIRTKKLDSDTMLALQERIEKKYSSAKMLQTAMVGPTIGRELRAKAGWALLVASLAIVAYISFRFQFRFSIVAILALLHDVLIVMGAFSLLGYEINSPFVAAVLTVVGYSINDTIIIFDRIREKMKFRKRETFAQLNNQAIVETLPRSINTSVTTLLPILAILLLGGATIQNFMIALLIGMLAGTYSSIFIASPLLVAWHKKDEMKMKI; this is encoded by the coding sequence GTGAATATTATAGAAAATAGAAAGTCATGGTTTGTGGTTTCAGGTATTATAATTGCTATTGGTTTAATCTCAATATTATTACAAGGAATGAATTTGGGAATAGATTTTGCTGGTGGAACAATAATGGAGTTTACTTTTAAAGAGAAAGCTACAATTAAAGGAATTAGAGAAATTCTAGTTGATTTTAATTTAGATAAGAAAAGTGTTGTTCAAAAAACAGGAAAAAAGGGAATTTTAATTAGAACCAAAAAGTTAGACAGTGATACGATGTTAGCACTTCAAGAAAGGATTGAAAAGAAGTATTCTTCAGCTAAGATGTTACAAACGGCAATGGTTGGCCCTACTATCGGTCGAGAATTAAGGGCCAAAGCTGGTTGGGCTTTATTAGTAGCTTCCTTAGCAATAGTAGCTTATATTAGTTTCAGATTCCAATTTAGATTCTCAATTGTTGCTATACTAGCTTTATTACATGATGTTTTAATTGTCATGGGGGCTTTTTCTTTATTAGGTTATGAGATTAATAGTCCTTTTGTAGCAGCAGTTTTAACTGTTGTAGGGTATTCAATTAATGATACAATTATTATCTTTGATAGAATTAGAGAAAAAATGAAATTTAGAAAGCGGGAGACATTTGCTCAATTAAATAATCAAGCGATAGTAGAGACACTGCCTCGTTCTATTAATACTTCGGTAACTACTTTGTTACCAATTTTAGCTATATTATTGTTAGGTGGAGCTACTATCCAAAACTTTATGATTGCTTTATTGATTGGGATGTTAGCAGGAACTTATTCTTCTATTTTTATAGCGAGTCCTCTTTTAGTAGCTTGGCATAAGAAAGATGAGATGAAGATGAAAATATAA
- the yajC gene encoding preprotein translocase subunit YajC, giving the protein MKILMSLAPWVIMFGVFWFLFVRPQKQKQQQHQEMLSNLERGDKIITIGGIKGMITELRDNDLEIKIAPEVKIDITRNAIRGLDKQEVTKGAEE; this is encoded by the coding sequence TTGAAGATATTAATGAGTTTAGCGCCTTGGGTTATTATGTTTGGAGTATTTTGGTTCTTATTTGTAAGACCACAGAAGCAAAAGCAACAACAGCATCAAGAAATGTTATCTAATTTAGAAAGAGGAGATAAGATTATAACGATTGGTGGAATTAAGGGTATGATTACTGAGCTTAGAGATAATGATCTAGAGATAAAAATTGCTCCTGAAGTAAAGATTGATATTACTCGTAATGCCATTCGTGGATTAGATAAACAAGAAGTAACAAAAGGAGCAGAAGAATAA
- the recJ gene encoding single-stranded-DNA-specific exonuclease RecJ has translation MQQEVKWERKAIDQQLVEKLQNNLKIDPITAKVLVRRGFDNSKEVQAFFNTTINDLHNPYLLESMERAVARIKKALENKEEIIIYGDYDVDGITSTSLLVDYLTKLGAKVDFYIPNRLTEGYGLNIEAINKLAREGANLVITVDCGIRGHQQVEYANKKGLDVIITDHHTPAVKNPSAIAVVNPKQDNCKYPFSELAGVGVAFKLAQALALELDDSTTSPPLTNYLSLVVLGTVADIVPLKGENRIITKFGLKQLNQINRDKIPGLAALVEVAGYSKRRIKAGNIAFQLAPRINAAGRLGEAQQAVKMLLAADYFQAQQFADQLNDFNDYRKEISEQIFTEAEEAIKQFDLAKEWVLVIASSNWHSGVIGNVASDLQEKYHRPVILIALDGDKGPGSCRSITNFNIYQALQECQDLLIRFGGHKQAAGFSIKEENISQFRKELNDYAHQILKEEDLIPRQKVDEIVSLDQLSFSLLDELETLAPFGYGNSRPTFEAQNLKIQEFQVIGHNKKHLKVFFNVNNQKLEGIAFNQGYLKDMLLAQQEGIDLLFNLARNEWKGQVNLQLRVKDIKIPQPKLKDKLFATKRSILVNGIAKSKLDWFYTRVRELNQQLMDNLSIGQEILLTKESDSQINLIVQGNNLGVLNSELAIELGPYLDVGINYRCFIADLNKDKQLVKVFITRELSKKEKDKAQSTELFFQGQQRIEKLTTPQQRSKLIYDYAVSQATNQEQATLVIWPSKRLVQKQYSQFKRQLPQLNIYQGHRALSCYQEKTLLAAMQVKEVDILIATPEFIQQHRGIITAEFDNLVLADCRSQVIDKNQFKSTLITELQPAKIKIVDKRDLVESKKIEYLSKLLQQGDQNLIFVTNKQESINLASKLEARGNHVLFYNSGLTKKDQKQVIELFSSRQCMNLVTTVNFNPQVKIPGLKNVILYQPSLNQVELLEQVAYLNPDKDKSYLYLLYNDYDLQKIECFLKELAPNRELMKELYIILSKLNKGYGEINISNLELLKKLQAKTKVNLQLESVLIGLGILAELGLITRSKELKQKIRLLPQQKKLDLNSSMRYNECVSVREEFKKFKKTVLNAKVEEMLKLIN, from the coding sequence TTGCAGCAAGAAGTAAAATGGGAGAGAAAAGCGATTGATCAACAACTAGTAGAAAAATTACAGAACAACTTAAAGATTGATCCAATTACAGCTAAAGTATTGGTTAGACGAGGGTTTGATAATTCAAAAGAGGTGCAAGCTTTTTTTAATACTACTATTAATGATTTACATAATCCTTATTTACTAGAAAGTATGGAGCGGGCAGTAGCTAGAATAAAAAAAGCTTTAGAGAATAAAGAAGAGATAATAATTTATGGTGATTATGATGTTGATGGGATTACAAGTACCTCATTATTAGTTGATTACTTAACTAAGTTAGGTGCTAAAGTTGATTTTTATATTCCTAATCGATTAACTGAAGGTTACGGATTAAATATAGAAGCTATAAATAAACTAGCTAGAGAAGGTGCTAATCTAGTTATAACTGTTGATTGTGGAATTAGAGGACATCAGCAGGTGGAATATGCTAATAAAAAAGGATTAGATGTAATTATCACTGATCATCATACTCCTGCAGTTAAGAATCCTTCCGCAATAGCAGTAGTCAATCCTAAGCAGGATAATTGTAAGTATCCCTTTAGTGAATTAGCTGGTGTAGGAGTTGCTTTTAAGTTAGCACAAGCTTTAGCTTTAGAACTAGATGATTCTACTACATCTCCACCATTAACTAATTATTTAAGTTTAGTAGTTTTGGGGACAGTAGCTGATATTGTGCCTCTTAAGGGCGAGAATAGAATAATTACTAAATTTGGGCTAAAGCAGCTAAATCAAATTAATAGGGATAAGATACCTGGATTAGCAGCTTTAGTGGAAGTAGCAGGTTATAGTAAACGAAGAATAAAGGCCGGTAATATAGCTTTTCAATTAGCACCACGGATTAATGCTGCCGGAAGATTGGGAGAAGCTCAACAAGCAGTTAAGATGTTATTGGCTGCAGATTATTTTCAAGCCCAACAGTTTGCAGACCAACTTAATGACTTTAATGATTATCGAAAAGAGATTAGTGAGCAAATATTTACAGAAGCAGAAGAAGCTATTAAGCAATTTGATTTAGCTAAAGAATGGGTTTTAGTAATTGCTTCTTCTAATTGGCATTCTGGAGTGATTGGTAATGTAGCTTCTGATTTGCAGGAGAAATACCATCGACCTGTGATTTTAATTGCTCTAGATGGTGATAAAGGTCCAGGGTCTTGTCGTAGTATTACTAATTTTAATATTTATCAAGCCCTACAAGAGTGTCAAGATCTTTTAATTCGTTTTGGAGGTCATAAACAAGCAGCTGGATTCTCTATTAAAGAAGAGAATATCTCTCAGTTTAGAAAAGAGTTAAATGATTATGCTCATCAAATTTTAAAAGAAGAAGATTTAATTCCTAGACAAAAAGTTGATGAGATAGTTAGTCTTGATCAATTATCCTTTTCTCTATTAGATGAATTAGAGACATTAGCACCTTTCGGTTATGGGAACTCACGTCCTACTTTTGAGGCTCAAAATTTAAAGATTCAAGAATTTCAGGTTATTGGTCATAATAAAAAGCACTTAAAAGTCTTTTTTAATGTTAATAATCAAAAGCTAGAAGGGATCGCTTTTAATCAAGGATATTTAAAGGATATGTTACTAGCCCAACAAGAAGGGATAGATTTGTTGTTTAATCTAGCACGTAATGAGTGGAAAGGGCAGGTTAACTTACAATTAAGGGTAAAGGATATTAAAATTCCTCAACCTAAATTAAAGGATAAATTATTTGCTACTAAGAGGAGTATCTTAGTTAATGGTATAGCAAAGTCTAAGTTAGATTGGTTTTACACTAGGGTAAGAGAATTAAATCAACAATTAATGGATAATTTATCTATTGGCCAGGAAATACTATTAACTAAAGAATCTGATTCTCAAATAAATTTGATTGTGCAAGGAAATAATTTAGGAGTTCTAAATTCTGAGTTAGCAATTGAGCTGGGCCCTTATCTAGATGTAGGGATCAATTACCGGTGTTTTATAGCTGATTTAAATAAAGACAAGCAGTTAGTTAAAGTATTTATAACTAGAGAACTTTCTAAAAAGGAAAAAGATAAAGCACAGAGTACAGAGTTGTTTTTTCAAGGCCAACAGAGAATAGAGAAATTAACTACTCCTCAACAAAGGTCAAAGTTAATTTATGATTATGCTGTTAGTCAAGCAACTAATCAAGAGCAGGCCACACTAGTAATTTGGCCCTCGAAGAGATTAGTGCAAAAACAATACTCCCAATTTAAACGACAATTACCACAGTTAAATATTTATCAAGGTCATCGAGCTTTATCATGTTATCAGGAAAAGACTTTATTAGCAGCTATGCAAGTTAAAGAAGTTGATATACTAATAGCTACTCCTGAATTTATACAGCAACATCGAGGAATAATCACAGCTGAATTTGATAATTTAGTATTAGCTGATTGTCGATCTCAAGTAATTGATAAAAATCAATTTAAGTCTACTTTAATAACTGAATTACAGCCTGCTAAAATTAAAATAGTTGATAAACGTGATTTAGTTGAATCTAAAAAGATTGAATACCTATCTAAATTATTGCAGCAAGGAGATCAGAATCTAATTTTTGTGACTAATAAACAGGAGAGTATTAATTTAGCTTCTAAATTAGAAGCTAGAGGTAATCACGTATTATTTTATAATTCTGGATTAACTAAAAAAGATCAAAAACAGGTCATAGAATTATTTAGCAGTCGTCAATGCATGAATCTAGTTACTACTGTTAATTTTAATCCTCAAGTTAAAATACCAGGATTAAAAAATGTGATACTCTATCAGCCTAGTTTAAATCAGGTTGAATTATTAGAACAAGTTGCTTATTTAAATCCAGATAAAGATAAAAGTTACCTTTATTTACTGTATAATGATTATGATTTACAGAAGATCGAATGTTTTCTAAAAGAATTAGCTCCTAATAGAGAATTAATGAAGGAATTATATATTATTTTATCTAAATTAAACAAAGGTTATGGAGAAATTAATATTTCTAATTTAGAATTACTTAAGAAGTTACAAGCAAAAACTAAGGTTAATTTACAATTAGAATCTGTTTTAATAGGATTGGGTATTTTAGCAGAATTGGGGTTAATAACTAGGAGCAAAGAATTAAAACAGAAGATAAGGTTACTACCTCAACAAAAGAAATTAGACTTAAATAGTTCAATGCGTTATAATGAATGTGTTAGTGTCAGAGAAGAGTTTAAGAAATTTAAAAAAACAGTATTAAATGCTAAGGTAGAAGAAATGTTAAAATTAATCAATTAA
- the secD gene encoding protein translocase subunit SecD, which yields MNWKQKKFWKIFSIIVLLLLAASFLYPLNESIKLGLDLQGGTHVVLEAQSTAGSKVDDNAMQRVMSVISRRVNEMGLTEPLIQRQGERRIIVQLPGIDNPNQAIQTIGRTAQLKFKDEAGNVLMSGEYLQEANAGYGGQFNQPIIKIKFNDVGASKFAQITRNHVGERIGIYLDERLLTNPNVKEPITGGQASITGFKNLKEAQEVALLLRAGALPVPVKVIESRTVGPTLGQISINKSIKAGIIGLSLIVIFMTIMYRVPGFLASIALVFYSVIVLGTLAGLNATLTLPGIAGLLLSIGMAVDANVVIFERVKYEYQAGKSIKASVQAGFSRAFRTIFDSNVTTLITAATLGYFGTGTIRGFAITLSIGILASMFTAIVVTRMLFNLALDNDLLQQDKLLGWSRG from the coding sequence ATGAACTGGAAACAAAAGAAGTTCTGGAAGATATTTAGCATAATAGTTCTACTATTACTAGCAGCATCTTTTCTTTATCCATTAAATGAAAGTATTAAATTAGGACTTGATTTACAGGGTGGAACTCATGTTGTATTAGAAGCTCAATCTACTGCAGGTTCTAAAGTAGATGATAATGCCATGCAGCGGGTTATGAGTGTTATTAGCCGTCGGGTTAATGAAATGGGACTTACTGAACCATTAATCCAGCGTCAGGGAGAGAGAAGAATTATTGTTCAATTACCTGGTATTGATAATCCTAATCAGGCTATTCAAACAATTGGTAGAACAGCTCAGTTGAAATTTAAGGATGAAGCTGGAAATGTACTAATGAGTGGAGAGTACTTACAAGAAGCTAATGCAGGTTATGGTGGACAATTTAATCAACCAATTATTAAGATTAAATTTAATGATGTAGGGGCTAGCAAGTTTGCTCAAATTACTAGAAATCATGTTGGAGAGCGGATCGGAATATATTTAGATGAACGTTTATTAACTAATCCTAATGTTAAAGAACCTATTACTGGTGGACAAGCTAGTATTACAGGCTTTAAAAATCTTAAAGAAGCACAAGAGGTTGCTTTATTACTTAGAGCGGGAGCTTTACCAGTACCAGTTAAGGTAATTGAAAGTAGAACAGTTGGCCCTACATTAGGTCAAATATCTATAAATAAAAGTATTAAAGCAGGAATTATTGGTCTATCTTTAATTGTAATTTTTATGACTATTATGTATCGGGTACCAGGTTTTTTAGCTTCAATTGCTTTAGTTTTTTATTCAGTAATCGTATTAGGTACTTTAGCTGGTTTAAATGCTACTTTAACACTACCTGGGATTGCTGGTTTGTTGCTATCAATTGGGATGGCTGTGGATGCTAATGTTGTTATCTTTGAACGAGTCAAATATGAATATCAAGCTGGTAAAAGTATTAAAGCTTCAGTTCAGGCAGGATTTAGTCGAGCCTTTAGGACTATTTTTGATTCTAATGTAACTACTTTAATTACAGCAGCGACTTTAGGTTATTTTGGTACTGGTACTATTAGAGGATTTGCTATTACTTTAAGTATTGGTATTTTAGCTAGTATGTTTACTGCAATTGTAGTAACTAGAATGTTATTTAATTTAGCTTTAGATAATGATTTATTACAGCAGGATAAACTTCTCGGTTGGTCAAGGGGGTAA
- a CDS encoding phasin family protein: protein MKKVFRELMVTGLGALFLTKDKLTELVDDLVEQGKMSREEAAEFVDQMIADAQKQRETMKEKVKEELKGSLQNEERVNQLEERVRNLELQVKALEKKLQNNGENKKGIEVDDT, encoded by the coding sequence ATGAAAAAAGTATTTAGAGAATTAATGGTTACTGGGTTAGGAGCATTATTCTTGACTAAAGATAAGTTGACTGAGTTGGTTGATGATCTAGTTGAACAAGGTAAGATGAGTCGAGAAGAAGCAGCTGAGTTTGTAGATCAAATGATTGCTGATGCTCAAAAACAAAGAGAGACTATGAAAGAGAAAGTAAAAGAAGAGTTAAAGGGTAGTTTGCAAAATGAAGAGCGAGTTAATCAATTGGAAGAACGGGTTAGAAATTTAGAGTTACAAGTAAAAGCTTTAGAGAAGAAATTACAAAATAATGGAGAGAATAAGAAAGGTATAGAAGTTGATGACACTTAA
- the lepB gene encoding signal peptidase I, whose product MINKQEVKEIIESIIIAGVLAFFIITFIVQSFIVQGHSMDNTLHDGERLFVNKFIYNFRAPERGDIVVFEPKGDPSRKYIKRVIGLPGDKIEIVAGNLFINDHAVKEDYILEPMYGNYGPYKVPKKHVFVMGDNRNHSTDSRMTSLVGYVSYDAIVGQAFWVYWPLTDIRIINDTIYPKLTANK is encoded by the coding sequence GTGATAAATAAACAAGAAGTTAAAGAAATTATAGAATCAATAATTATTGCTGGAGTTCTAGCTTTCTTTATTATAACTTTTATTGTACAATCATTTATTGTTCAAGGACACTCAATGGATAATACTTTACATGATGGCGAACGTTTGTTTGTAAATAAATTCATTTATAATTTTCGTGCGCCTGAACGAGGAGACATTGTTGTTTTTGAACCAAAAGGTGATCCTAGTCGAAAGTATATTAAACGGGTAATTGGTCTTCCGGGTGATAAAATAGAGATTGTTGCAGGGAATTTATTTATAAATGACCATGCAGTCAAAGAGGATTATATTTTAGAGCCAATGTATGGTAATTATGGACCATATAAAGTACCTAAAAAGCATGTGTTTGTAATGGGAGATAATCGAAATCATAGTACAGATAGTAGAATGACTTCTTTGGTAGGATATGTTTCTTATGATGCAATCGTGGGCCAAGCTTTTTGGGTTTATTGGCCACTAACTGATATAAGGATTATAAATGATACTATTTATCCTAAATTAACGGCTAACAAATAG